The following are from one region of the Odontesthes bonariensis isolate fOdoBon6 chromosome 16, fOdoBon6.hap1, whole genome shotgun sequence genome:
- the LOC142401848 gene encoding heterogeneous nuclear ribonucleoprotein A/B-like isoform X1 — translation MADTENQLMETSEQNGNEGEEDQNGAEQELMGGDEGQDEGQDEGEGQDEGQDNGTDGGKIDASKGEEDAGKMFVGGLSWDTSKKDLKDYFSKFGEVSDCTIKMDSNTGRSRGFGFVLFKDSSSVDKVLEQKEHRLDGRQIDPKRAMAMKKEPVKKIFVGGLNPEATEEAIREYFGAFGEIETIELPIDPKSKKRRGFIFITYKDEASVKQCLEKKYHTIQGGRCELKIAQPKEVYQQQQYGAGRGGGYGARGGGGGGRGRGGQTPGWNQGYGNYWNQGYGNQGYGYGGYSGYGNYDYSSGYYGYGPGYDYNQGNASYGKTPRRGAHQTSYKPY, via the exons ATGGCAGACACTGAGAATCAGCTCATGGAGACGTCGGAGCAGAACGGCAACGAGGGAGAGGAGGACCAGAATGGAGCTGAGCAGGAGCTGATGGGTGGGGATGAAGGCCAGGACGAAGGCCAGGATGAAGGCGAAGGTCAGGATGAAGGCCAGGACAATGGCACAGATGGAGGGAAGATTGATGCCAGCAAAGGAGAAGAAGATGCTGG TAAAATGTTTGTTGGCGGTCTCAGTTGGGACACGAGTAAAAAGGACCTGAAGGATTACTTCAGCAAGTTCGGTGAGGTGTCAGACTGCACCATCAAGATGGACTCCAACACCGGCAGATCCCGAGGCTTTGgctttgtgctttttaaagACTCCTCAAGCGTGGACAAG GTGCTAGAGCAGAAGGAACACAGACTTGACGGACGTCAGATCGACCCCAAGAGAGCGATGGCAATGAAAAAGGAGCCCGTCAAGAAGATCTTTGTTGGGGGTTTGAATCCCGAGGCAACTGAGGAAGCAATCAGGGAATATTTTGGCGCCTTTGGAGAG ATTGAAACCATTGAGCTCCCCATCGATCCTAAATCAAAGAAAAGGAGGGGGTTCATTTTCATCACGTATAAAGACGAGGCCAGTGTAAAGCAGTGTCTGGAGAAGAAATACCACACCATCCAGGGAGGCAGG TGTGAGCTGAAGATCGCTCAGCCCAAAGAGGTgtaccagcagcagcagtacgGAGCAGGACGTGGAGGTGGCTATGGGGCccggggtggtggtggtggtggaaggGGCCGTGGAG GTCAGACCCCAGGCTGGAACCAGGGCTACGGAAACTACTGGAACCAGGGCTATGGTAACCAAGGTTATGGCTATGGTGGATACAGCGGCTATGGCAACTATGACTACTCTTCTGGTTACTATGGATACGGTCCTGGATATGATTACA ACCAGGGCAACGCCAGCTATGGGAAAACCCCAAGACGGGGGGCACACCAGACTAGCTACAAGCCATACTGA
- the LOC142401848 gene encoding heterogeneous nuclear ribonucleoprotein A/B-like isoform X2: MADTENQLMETSEQNGNEGEEDQNGAEQELMGGDEGQDEGQDEGEGQDEGQDNGTDGGKIDASKGEEDAGKMFVGGLSWDTSKKDLKDYFSKFGEVSDCTIKMDSNTGRSRGFGFVLFKDSSSVDKVLEQKEHRLDGRQIDPKRAMAMKKEPVKKIFVGGLNPEATEEAIREYFGAFGEIETIELPIDPKSKKRRGFIFITYKDEASVKQCLEKKYHTIQGGRCELKIAQPKEVYQQQQYGAGRGGQTPGWNQGYGNYWNQGYGNQGYGYGGYSGYGNYDYSSGYYGYGPGYDYNQGNASYGKTPRRGAHQTSYKPY, from the exons ATGGCAGACACTGAGAATCAGCTCATGGAGACGTCGGAGCAGAACGGCAACGAGGGAGAGGAGGACCAGAATGGAGCTGAGCAGGAGCTGATGGGTGGGGATGAAGGCCAGGACGAAGGCCAGGATGAAGGCGAAGGTCAGGATGAAGGCCAGGACAATGGCACAGATGGAGGGAAGATTGATGCCAGCAAAGGAGAAGAAGATGCTGG TAAAATGTTTGTTGGCGGTCTCAGTTGGGACACGAGTAAAAAGGACCTGAAGGATTACTTCAGCAAGTTCGGTGAGGTGTCAGACTGCACCATCAAGATGGACTCCAACACCGGCAGATCCCGAGGCTTTGgctttgtgctttttaaagACTCCTCAAGCGTGGACAAG GTGCTAGAGCAGAAGGAACACAGACTTGACGGACGTCAGATCGACCCCAAGAGAGCGATGGCAATGAAAAAGGAGCCCGTCAAGAAGATCTTTGTTGGGGGTTTGAATCCCGAGGCAACTGAGGAAGCAATCAGGGAATATTTTGGCGCCTTTGGAGAG ATTGAAACCATTGAGCTCCCCATCGATCCTAAATCAAAGAAAAGGAGGGGGTTCATTTTCATCACGTATAAAGACGAGGCCAGTGTAAAGCAGTGTCTGGAGAAGAAATACCACACCATCCAGGGAGGCAGG TGTGAGCTGAAGATCGCTCAGCCCAAAGAGGTgtaccagcagcagcagtacgGAGCAGGACGTGGAG GTCAGACCCCAGGCTGGAACCAGGGCTACGGAAACTACTGGAACCAGGGCTATGGTAACCAAGGTTATGGCTATGGTGGATACAGCGGCTATGGCAACTATGACTACTCTTCTGGTTACTATGGATACGGTCCTGGATATGATTACA ACCAGGGCAACGCCAGCTATGGGAAAACCCCAAGACGGGGGGCACACCAGACTAGCTACAAGCCATACTGA
- the btg4 gene encoding protein BTG4: MKEEIAAAVFFMARLVKRYGCLDKDSRERFAAALTSVLFENYKNHWHSSVPTRGQAYRCLRMNRVQLQDPVLRQACEQSAARYEDLGLPQELTVWVDPGEVSCRYGEQSAPFRVSTVGSCQRGDREFSRRIHDAVERASLDVQSGSSSDEEYGDQSVSSSISSARCPTAALPTNPEPKTIPTVSNPNSIYRFSEFFPGAPQTWLREKRTGYPGEAFQPHAPPAGGPQFSNQKSLKSYRATFTFTGPRVDKYHWISKSRS, translated from the exons ATGAAAGAGGAAATTGCTGCCGCAGTGTTCTTTATGGCTCGGCTGGTGAAGAGATACGGCTGCCTGGATAAGGACAGCAGGGAGCGCTTTGCTGCCGCCCTGACTTCTGTTCTCTTTGAGAACTATAAGAACCACTGGCATTCAAGTGTGCCCACCAGAGGACAGGCCTACAG ATGTCTGCGGATGAACCGTGTTCAGCTGCAGGACCCGGTGCTGCGGCAGGCCTGCGAGCAGAGCGCAGCGCGGTACGAGGATCTGGGCCTGCCGCAGGAGCTGACCGTCTGGGTCGACCCCGGGGAAGTGTCCTGCAG GTATGGCGAACAAAGCGCTCCGTTCCGCGTCTCAACGGTGGGCAGCTGCCAGCGAGGAGACAGGGAATTTTCCCGCCGCATCCATGACGCCGTGGAGCGGGCCAGTCTTGACGTCCAATCGGGAAGCTCCTCTGATGAAGAATATGGAGACCAGAGCGTAAGCAGCAGCATCTCATCAGCTCGGTGCCCAACTGCAGCCCTTCCCACCAACCCTGAACCCAAAACCATCCCCACAGTCAGCAACCCCAACAGTATTTACCGG TTCAGCGAATTTTTTCCAGGAGCACCTCAGACCTGGCTGAGGGAGAAGAGGACGGGCTATCCTGGGGAAGCTTTCCAGCCCCACGCACCTCCTGCTGGTGGTCCGCAGTTTTCCAACCAGAAAAGCTTAAAATCCTACCGAGCCACGTTCACCTTCACCGGGCCTCGTGTCGACAAGTACCACTGGATCAGCAAATCCCGATCTTAA